A part of Ammoniphilus sp. CFH 90114 genomic DNA contains:
- the alr gene encoding alanine racemase: MGEKFYRNTWVEVDLDAIAHNVRAFRAHLPEQTQIMAVVKADGYGHGAIPVAKEALAAGATYLGVALLDEAIELREAGITAPVLVLGYTAPEFVGEAITRDITLTVFHPEVIVAIQNEGARLDKQAKIHIKLDTGMGRVGVRTQEELDQLMQAVAESDRVEAEGVFTHFACADEEDPSYTTEQHHTFIKVIEPYTFPIIHCSNSAGGILYPNWGYNMIRLGISLYGQYPSAFTRNKGIELKEAFSLKTKIAHIKSVPAGTSISYGATFTTSGESVIASLPIGYADGFSRALSNKGQAIVKGTRTPIVGRVCMDQLMIDISSVIDPRVGDEVVLIGSQGGQQITVDDVADQLQTINYEVTCMISKRVPRVYRKGGDTVMTKNFLL, from the coding sequence ATGGGAGAGAAGTTTTACCGCAATACTTGGGTAGAGGTTGATCTTGATGCCATTGCTCATAATGTACGAGCTTTCCGGGCCCATCTTCCAGAGCAAACGCAGATCATGGCTGTTGTTAAGGCAGATGGCTATGGACATGGGGCCATTCCTGTGGCAAAAGAAGCACTAGCTGCTGGAGCTACTTATCTCGGGGTAGCCTTACTAGACGAGGCGATCGAATTAAGAGAAGCGGGGATTACAGCCCCTGTTCTTGTGTTAGGATACACCGCTCCGGAGTTTGTGGGCGAGGCGATTACTCGTGATATTACCTTAACCGTGTTCCATCCGGAAGTCATTGTTGCGATTCAGAACGAAGGCGCCCGACTGGACAAGCAGGCTAAGATTCATATCAAGCTCGATACCGGTATGGGAAGGGTCGGTGTACGGACACAAGAAGAATTAGATCAATTGATGCAAGCGGTTGCCGAATCCGACCGTGTAGAGGCAGAGGGAGTCTTTACCCATTTTGCCTGTGCGGATGAAGAAGATCCGTCATATACCACGGAACAGCATCATACGTTTATTAAAGTGATTGAACCATACACATTCCCTATTATTCATTGCAGCAATAGCGCCGGTGGGATTCTTTATCCAAATTGGGGTTATAACATGATTCGATTGGGAATAAGCTTATATGGACAATATCCGTCTGCTTTCACCAGAAATAAGGGTATCGAGCTCAAGGAGGCTTTTTCCTTAAAAACGAAGATCGCGCATATCAAGAGCGTTCCTGCGGGAACTTCGATTAGCTATGGGGCTACTTTTACTACTTCAGGTGAGTCGGTTATTGCGTCTCTTCCCATCGGATATGCGGATGGTTTTTCACGAGCTTTATCCAATAAAGGGCAGGCTATCGTGAAAGGTACCCGGACACCTATTGTCGGAAGGGTTTGTATGGATCAGCTGATGATCGATATATCATCGGTGATAGATCCTCGTGTAGGTGATGAAGTTGTATTGATCGGCAGTCAAGGTGGCCAACAGATAACCGTGGATGATGTGGCAGATCAGCTCCAGACCATCAATTACGAGGTAACTTGCATGATCAGCAAGCGAGTTCCTAGGGTCTACCGTAAAGGTGGAGACACCGTAATGACCAAAAATTTTCTCCTTTGA
- a CDS encoding Tex family protein: MDLNQMIETIARESGIASKFVKNTVELLDEGNTVPFIARYRKEVTGTLDENQIRTIQERLTYLRNLEERKSEVIRLIAEQDKLTEELERDILSATKLQEVEDLYRPYRQKRRTRATMAKEKGLEPLAAYLMSLPTKGNPLEEAAQYINEEKQVTTAEEALQGAMDIIAEMVSDDPDVRKWIRKQTMENALIQTEKKQDEESEKNVYEMYYQYAEPVKRIVPHRILAVNRGEKEGILKVKLDLDETPIMQFLIRKYIPRQTVAAPYLEPALEDSYKRLISPAVEREVRNELTETAEEQAIHIFAENLRQLLLQAPVKGKMVLGVDPAYRTGCKYAVVDETGKLHKVGVVYPTPPMNKVEEAKRVLKDVIQTYGVNLVVIGNGTASRETEEFVATMLKEINQEIFYIIVSEAGASVYSASKLAGEEFPDLDVAERSAVSIARRLQDPLAELVKIDPKSIGVGQYQHDVSQTRLTESLQFVVESAVNYVGVDVNTASPSLLQYVSGVSKQVAKNIVKLREETGKFSNRAQLKKVPRLGDKTYEQCIGFLRVMDGANPLDKTPIHPESYEKVAKLLDLLGIQATDIGSPETKELLQSVNVPEMAARLEVGEPTLQDILDSLLRPGRDPRDELPKPLLLKDVLTIQDLKVGMELQGTVRNVVDFGAFVDIGLKNDGLVHISKLSGKYVKHPLDVVSVGQIVTVWVTEIDVKKMRVGLSMVPVTS; this comes from the coding sequence ATGGATTTGAACCAGATGATCGAGACGATTGCCAGGGAGAGCGGCATCGCATCCAAGTTTGTTAAAAATACAGTTGAACTACTCGATGAAGGGAATACCGTTCCTTTTATTGCACGGTATCGTAAAGAAGTAACCGGAACACTAGATGAAAATCAAATTCGTACCATCCAAGAGCGTTTGACCTATCTGCGTAACTTAGAAGAGCGTAAGAGTGAAGTGATTCGCCTCATCGCAGAACAGGACAAGCTGACAGAAGAGCTTGAACGGGATATTCTTTCCGCTACGAAATTACAGGAAGTGGAGGATCTCTACCGACCTTATCGTCAGAAACGAAGAACTAGAGCCACCATGGCTAAGGAAAAGGGATTAGAACCGCTGGCGGCATATCTTATGAGCTTGCCAACGAAGGGTAATCCACTTGAGGAAGCGGCTCAATATATAAACGAAGAAAAACAAGTAACAACCGCGGAAGAGGCCCTTCAGGGGGCTATGGACATTATTGCAGAGATGGTATCGGATGATCCGGATGTACGCAAGTGGATCCGCAAACAGACGATGGAGAATGCCCTGATTCAGACGGAGAAGAAACAGGACGAAGAATCGGAAAAGAACGTCTACGAGATGTACTACCAGTATGCTGAACCGGTTAAACGAATTGTTCCCCATCGGATTTTAGCTGTCAACCGCGGGGAGAAGGAAGGCATTCTGAAGGTTAAACTCGATTTAGATGAGACGCCGATCATGCAATTTTTGATAAGAAAATATATTCCGCGTCAAACGGTGGCAGCGCCTTACCTAGAGCCAGCACTAGAGGATAGCTATAAGCGTCTTATTAGTCCAGCTGTGGAGCGGGAAGTCCGCAATGAGTTAACGGAAACCGCGGAAGAACAGGCCATTCATATTTTCGCGGAGAACTTGCGCCAGTTGCTATTACAGGCTCCGGTAAAAGGGAAGATGGTTTTAGGTGTCGATCCTGCCTATCGAACCGGCTGTAAGTATGCCGTGGTTGATGAAACAGGCAAGCTTCACAAGGTAGGAGTAGTATACCCGACTCCTCCTATGAATAAAGTCGAAGAAGCAAAACGTGTTTTAAAAGATGTGATCCAGACCTATGGGGTTAATCTTGTAGTGATTGGGAATGGGACAGCTTCACGGGAAACTGAAGAATTCGTCGCTACGATGCTCAAGGAGATTAATCAAGAGATCTTCTATATTATTGTGAGTGAAGCAGGAGCAAGTGTTTATTCCGCCTCTAAGCTTGCAGGGGAAGAGTTCCCTGACTTAGATGTTGCCGAGCGAAGTGCGGTATCCATTGCCCGCCGTTTGCAAGATCCGCTGGCTGAGCTAGTAAAAATCGACCCTAAGTCCATTGGAGTCGGGCAGTATCAGCATGACGTAAGTCAAACTCGTCTGACCGAGAGCCTTCAGTTTGTGGTAGAATCCGCGGTAAACTATGTTGGGGTTGATGTGAATACCGCCTCTCCTTCCCTGCTTCAATATGTTTCGGGAGTAAGCAAGCAAGTAGCGAAAAATATTGTCAAGCTAAGAGAAGAAACAGGTAAGTTCTCGAATCGGGCTCAGCTGAAGAAGGTCCCTCGCTTAGGGGATAAAACATACGAACAGTGTATCGGCTTCCTGCGTGTGATGGATGGGGCGAACCCATTGGATAAGACCCCAATCCATCCTGAATCCTATGAGAAGGTGGCTAAGCTGCTAGATTTATTAGGGATTCAAGCTACTGATATTGGTTCTCCAGAAACGAAGGAATTACTTCAATCCGTGAATGTACCGGAGATGGCAGCCCGATTGGAAGTTGGGGAACCCACCCTTCAGGATATTCTAGACAGCTTACTTCGACCAGGTCGAGATCCTCGAGATGAGTTGCCGAAGCCTTTATTGCTTAAAGATGTATTGACCATTCAAGACCTGAAGGTAGGAATGGAGCTGCAAGGAACCGTTCGTAATGTGGTCGATTTCGGGGCTTTTGTAGATATTGGGTTGAAAAATGATGGGCTTGTCCATATTTCAAAGCTAAGCGGAAAATATGTTAAGCACCCTTTAGATGTCGTATCCGTAGGCCAAATTGTTACAGTATGGGTCACAGAAATCGATGTAAAGAAAATGCGTGTAGGACTTTCTATGGTTCCTGTCACATCATAA
- a CDS encoding DUF4367 domain-containing protein — MKRKLGWLIMLVTILSMLATGCGPKGVDAIVGDLGTKLEKMTGYKMNAKLTLQTGKDPQTYDVEVWHNKPDFYRVALTSKERDITQIILRNQEGVFVLTPHLNKSFRFQSGWPENHAQVYLYESLVKSILDDEQRVFTEEDGKYAFEVKADYQNRSLTTQKIWLGTDLSPIKVDVMDTNKNVMVTVEFADFEGDAKFDNDSFNKERNMETSMLQSSVPTMANGEPKQEPTGSFGVIQPTYVPEGATFTGVQKVDTAEGPQIVLRYKGDFNFTLIEERPKAATVSYPSGEIVDLGHTVAVMTGEQKKTLTWTYDGVEYLLTGDLPEDEMISVAKSTFNQIGK; from the coding sequence ATGAAACGCAAACTCGGATGGCTAATCATGCTAGTCACAATCCTATCCATGCTTGCAACAGGTTGTGGTCCTAAGGGTGTCGATGCAATTGTTGGAGACTTGGGTACGAAGCTAGAAAAAATGACGGGGTACAAGATGAATGCAAAGCTTACTTTGCAAACGGGGAAGGACCCTCAGACTTATGATGTAGAAGTATGGCATAACAAGCCTGACTTCTATCGCGTAGCTCTAACTTCCAAGGAAAGAGACATAACGCAAATCATACTTAGAAACCAAGAGGGAGTGTTTGTCCTTACTCCTCATCTCAATAAAAGCTTCCGATTCCAAAGCGGATGGCCAGAAAATCATGCCCAAGTTTACTTGTATGAATCTTTAGTGAAGAGCATTTTAGATGACGAGCAACGCGTATTTACAGAAGAGGATGGTAAGTATGCTTTTGAAGTGAAGGCAGACTATCAAAATCGCTCCTTAACGACCCAGAAGATCTGGTTAGGCACCGACCTGTCGCCGATTAAAGTGGATGTCATGGATACCAACAAGAATGTAATGGTGACTGTGGAATTTGCCGACTTTGAAGGGGATGCCAAGTTTGATAATGACTCCTTCAATAAAGAGAGAAATATGGAGACAAGTATGCTTCAGTCCTCTGTACCGACTATGGCGAACGGAGAGCCTAAGCAAGAGCCAACAGGCAGCTTTGGTGTGATCCAGCCTACTTATGTGCCGGAAGGGGCAACATTCACTGGGGTGCAAAAAGTAGATACAGCGGAAGGGCCACAGATTGTTCTTCGCTATAAAGGCGATTTCAACTTTACCCTTATTGAAGAGAGACCTAAGGCAGCTACGGTTAGCTATCCAAGCGGGGAAATCGTTGACCTTGGACATACGGTAGCAGTTATGACCGGTGAGCAGAAGAAAACACTGACTTGGACTTACGATGGAGTGGAATACCTATTAACAGGAGATCTCCCAGAAGATGAGATGATCTCTGTCGCGAAGTCTACCTTTAATCAAATCGGTAAATAA
- the tsaE gene encoding tRNA (adenosine(37)-N6)-threonylcarbamoyltransferase complex ATPase subunit type 1 TsaE — MNPSNDEYVFTSHSAQQTQVWAERLAEWLVPGDVITLEGDLGAGKTTFTQGLAQALGVKGVVNSPTFTIIKEYQGRMPLYHMDVYRMDDEFEEMGFDEYFYGEGVTVVEWASRIDSSLPSELLSIYIKRLEGDSREIQLIPKGAHFRKICEELKK; from the coding sequence TTGAATCCTTCAAATGACGAATATGTGTTTACGTCCCATTCAGCGCAACAGACGCAAGTATGGGCGGAGCGGTTAGCTGAGTGGCTCGTACCGGGAGATGTCATTACCTTAGAGGGTGATCTAGGTGCAGGGAAAACGACATTTACCCAAGGATTAGCTCAAGCTTTAGGCGTGAAGGGCGTGGTCAATAGTCCTACCTTTACCATCATAAAAGAATACCAGGGACGAATGCCCCTTTATCATATGGATGTCTATCGAATGGATGATGAGTTTGAAGAAATGGGCTTTGATGAGTACTTTTATGGAGAGGGTGTAACGGTAGTAGAGTGGGCTAGCCGGATCGACTCTTCTTTGCCTTCTGAATTGCTTTCTATTTATATTAAACGATTAGAGGGAGATTCAAGAGAGATTCAACTCATTCCGAAGGGCGCGCATTTTCGCAAGATCTGTGAGGAGTTGAAGAAATGA
- a CDS encoding hydrolase/acyltransferase, translated as MRFCILQGQSGLEFVAIPKDHMYQFVALFRRLHKEIDKLTAGEVPTLPSVIAECSDLEMVSYDHEVVTGLDYINRLEATFVEIQEENYPLISLLTEIRAFQAQLEYLAEEEEI; from the coding sequence ATGCGCTTTTGCATCCTACAAGGACAATCTGGACTTGAATTCGTTGCTATACCGAAAGATCATATGTATCAATTTGTGGCCTTGTTTCGCCGTCTACATAAGGAGATTGATAAACTGACAGCCGGCGAGGTGCCAACTTTACCTTCCGTCATCGCAGAGTGCAGCGACCTTGAGATGGTGTCCTACGATCACGAAGTGGTAACTGGCCTAGATTATATTAATCGCCTAGAAGCTACTTTTGTAGAAATCCAAGAAGAAAACTATCCTTTGATCTCTTTATTGACTGAGATTCGTGCTTTTCAAGCTCAATTAGAGTATTTAGCGGAAGAAGAAGAAATTTAG
- a CDS encoding NAD(P)H-hydrate dehydratase, whose amino-acid sequence MYLVNAQQMREIDRFAMKEIGIPGIILMEAAGQAVVKEVEARWATPNARVVVLAGHGNNGGDAFVVSRHLLNKGYRVQTWLVGTEEKMSTDAATTYRALIGSQYAVKLFGNSSWEEFIQDLQWATLIVDGLLGTGVQGPLREPIGRIIEEVNQQEQADVISIDIPSGVNADTGSVETNAVEADATVTFAYPKWGQYLFPGAAYCGELLVRDISIPGWVGEKLAPTDQLLDEKMMTSLLPKRSRHSHKGTFGHVLILGGCHSYVGAPALASMGAIRSGAGMVTLAIPRTIQPMVAGKVTEAIYWLWPETEGYFSKNSWKLLTERKGRFDFTIVGPGMGQAPGSEWLEQVIRHTTGPLLLDADALNLLAKDLSMLKGREQVVLTPHPGEMARLAGVSVEQVETNRPHIARQFAVHHQVYVVLKGTYTIIATPKGEIFVSPRGSSSLAKGGSGDVLSGMIGSFVNQTGNILSGILLGVYLHGMSGEFMDEYSGAATDLGNWIGKAVKDLTADNA is encoded by the coding sequence GTGTATTTGGTGAATGCGCAACAAATGCGAGAGATTGACCGCTTCGCCATGAAGGAAATCGGCATTCCAGGCATTATCTTGATGGAAGCAGCAGGGCAAGCTGTGGTGAAAGAAGTGGAGGCCAGATGGGCCACCCCGAACGCTCGAGTGGTAGTTTTAGCGGGACACGGAAACAATGGCGGAGATGCTTTTGTGGTATCCCGGCACTTGCTGAATAAAGGTTACCGTGTGCAAACTTGGCTGGTAGGGACAGAGGAAAAGATGAGTACGGATGCGGCAACGACTTATCGTGCGCTTATCGGTAGCCAGTATGCGGTCAAGCTGTTTGGTAACAGTAGCTGGGAGGAGTTCATTCAGGACTTGCAGTGGGCTACTCTCATTGTAGACGGGCTGCTTGGAACCGGGGTTCAAGGTCCTTTAAGGGAGCCAATAGGGAGGATCATTGAAGAGGTCAATCAACAGGAACAAGCTGACGTGATCTCTATTGATATCCCAAGCGGGGTAAATGCGGATACAGGATCGGTGGAAACCAACGCTGTAGAGGCGGATGCAACGGTGACGTTTGCTTACCCGAAGTGGGGGCAATACCTATTCCCTGGTGCTGCGTATTGCGGTGAGCTTCTGGTGAGAGACATCTCCATCCCGGGTTGGGTAGGGGAAAAGTTAGCACCTACGGATCAACTTTTGGACGAGAAGATGATGACTTCTCTTTTGCCGAAGCGTTCGCGCCACTCTCATAAAGGAACATTTGGGCATGTTCTCATCCTTGGTGGTTGCCATTCTTATGTAGGAGCACCGGCTCTTGCCTCCATGGGTGCGATTCGATCAGGGGCGGGTATGGTTACCTTGGCTATACCGAGAACGATCCAGCCTATGGTTGCTGGTAAGGTGACGGAAGCGATCTATTGGCTTTGGCCCGAAACAGAAGGCTATTTCTCTAAAAATAGCTGGAAGTTGCTCACCGAGAGGAAAGGGCGGTTCGATTTTACCATCGTGGGCCCTGGAATGGGCCAGGCTCCTGGAAGCGAATGGCTGGAGCAAGTCATCCGTCACACAACAGGCCCTCTCTTGCTGGACGCAGATGCGCTAAATCTTTTAGCTAAAGATCTTTCCATGCTTAAAGGCAGAGAGCAGGTTGTGCTTACGCCTCATCCCGGTGAAATGGCCAGGCTAGCAGGTGTATCCGTAGAGCAGGTTGAAACCAATCGACCTCACATTGCCCGACAATTTGCTGTTCACCATCAGGTGTATGTTGTGCTTAAAGGGACTTATACCATCATTGCTACTCCAAAAGGAGAAATCTTCGTCAGTCCACGCGGTAGCTCCTCCTTGGCTAAAGGGGGATCTGGAGATGTCTTGTCAGGCATGATTGGATCCTTTGTCAATCAAACGGGGAACATACTGTCGGGGATTCTGTTGGGGGTTTATCTTCACGGAATGTCGGGAGAATTCATGGACGAATATAGCGGTGCAGCAACTGATTTAGGAAACTGGATTGGCAAAGCTGTCAAAGATCTAACCGCAGATAATGCGTAA
- the cmpA gene encoding cortex morphogenetic protein CmpA — translation MPEWLRKQLMRAFLGKDRRQIRLLNDCWFVYKQKNTDRSFS, via the coding sequence ATGCCAGAGTGGCTGCGCAAACAGTTGATGCGTGCCTTTCTCGGTAAAGATCGGAGACAAATCCGTCTTTTAAACGATTGTTGGTTCGTCTATAAACAAAAAAATACCGACAGGAGCTTTTCTTAA
- a CDS encoding DNA-binding response regulator, giving the protein MSFEEEYQSFLDQHEKAREGERLRRLKEGHGKAELSFLQNVWWPLFHHFDYLHPEYEVDDFKDGKRYLDYAYIRPGVKICFEVDGYGPHLKNISRWQFADQLERQNQLIIDEWTVIRFSYDQILEQPRRCQQTTQQIIGKSLGADPHHKTLTFIEKEVIRFVINKGTAVTPAEVEKLLKLSDKTARKILSQMVQKKILYPATGRQRIRSYRLGEGVQNPLCRI; this is encoded by the coding sequence ATGAGTTTTGAAGAAGAGTACCAATCCTTTTTAGATCAACATGAAAAAGCAAGGGAAGGAGAACGGTTGAGGCGTCTAAAAGAGGGCCATGGCAAGGCTGAGCTATCCTTCTTACAGAATGTATGGTGGCCCCTCTTTCACCACTTTGACTATTTGCACCCCGAGTATGAAGTAGATGATTTCAAGGACGGGAAACGCTACTTAGATTATGCCTATATCCGCCCAGGAGTGAAGATTTGCTTTGAAGTCGATGGATATGGCCCCCACCTGAAAAATATTAGCCGCTGGCAGTTTGCAGACCAACTAGAGAGACAAAACCAGCTTATCATAGATGAGTGGACCGTCATCCGCTTCTCCTACGACCAAATCCTCGAACAACCCCGCCGATGCCAACAAACAACCCAACAAATCATCGGAAAATCACTTGGAGCAGACCCCCACCACAAGACCCTCACATTTATAGAAAAAGAAGTCATCCGTTTTGTGATCAATAAAGGTACGGCGGTGACTCCAGCCGAAGTAGAAAAGCTGCTCAAATTGTCCGATAAAACCGCAAGAAAAATCCTCTCACAAATGGTGCAAAAGAAGATTTTATACCCAGCCACAGGCCGCCAGCGTATCCGTTCTTATCGTCTGGGGGAAGGAGTTCAGAATCCGTTGTGTAGGATTTAG
- the acpS gene encoding holo-ACP synthase has product MIKGIGIDIVDKERMQHVLQRQGQKFINRILTETEQKGMPSTGDRQLEYVAGRFAAKEAFAKATGFGFGKELSWQDVAVLRDDRGKPTLELCRKWLEIHNPKLKQSYHVSISHEKKYAVAQVIIEE; this is encoded by the coding sequence ATGATTAAAGGAATTGGCATCGATATTGTGGATAAGGAACGCATGCAACACGTACTACAAAGACAAGGTCAGAAATTTATTAATAGAATACTTACCGAGACCGAGCAAAAAGGAATGCCATCAACAGGCGATCGACAACTCGAATATGTAGCGGGAAGATTTGCGGCTAAAGAGGCTTTTGCGAAGGCGACGGGGTTTGGTTTTGGGAAAGAACTCAGCTGGCAAGACGTTGCCGTACTACGTGATGATAGAGGAAAGCCGACACTGGAGCTATGCCGAAAATGGCTGGAGATTCATAATCCCAAGCTAAAGCAAAGCTATCATGTCTCCATCTCACACGAAAAGAAGTACGCCGTAGCACAAGTGATTATCGAGGAATGA
- the pyk gene encoding pyruvate kinase, whose amino-acid sequence MRRTKIVCTIGPASEQPETLKKLILAGMNVARLNFSHGSHEEHEVRIDRIREVAKELGKNVAIMLDTKGPEIRTGILAEGQVTLVTGDHFILTTEQIEGNQEKVSVTYDQLPRDVHVGATILIDDGLIELKVEEIRAKEVLCRVVDGGLLKNRKGVNLPKIAVNLPSITEKDVSDINFGIRKRVDFIAASFVRKASDVLQIRQMLEEQGANIAIIAKIENEEGVLNSDEILGVADGLMVARGDLGVEIPAEEVPLVQKKLISNCNRLGKPVITATQMLDSMQNNPRPTRAEASDVANAIFDGTDAIMLSGETAAGKYPVESVETMDRIARSAESSAMYRERVLQPYQSEKVTITDAMGLAVTTTASSLHAAAILTPTESGYTAHVVSKHRPACPIVAVTPHEHIVNRLSLVWGVVPIRFESADNTDEMMEKAIHAAVQEKIIKRGDLIIITAGVPVREPGTTNMMKVHIVGKVVARGKGIGDISASGKVVVVGSEGWEDRVDSGTVLVAKATDKDITPYIEKAAGLITEEGGLTSHGAIVGLHLGKAVIIGVEEATTTLKDGDEVTIDPHQGHIYHGFARVL is encoded by the coding sequence ATGAGAAGAACTAAGATTGTTTGTACAATTGGACCAGCCAGTGAACAGCCTGAAACGCTAAAGAAATTAATCCTTGCAGGAATGAATGTAGCTCGATTAAATTTTTCTCACGGCTCTCATGAGGAGCATGAGGTTAGAATCGACCGTATTCGCGAAGTGGCTAAGGAATTAGGAAAGAATGTCGCTATTATGCTCGATACGAAAGGACCTGAGATTCGTACGGGAATCCTTGCAGAGGGTCAAGTTACTTTAGTAACAGGGGATCACTTCATCCTTACTACTGAGCAGATCGAAGGTAACCAGGAAAAAGTCAGTGTGACCTATGATCAACTCCCACGGGATGTGCATGTAGGTGCGACCATCTTAATTGATGACGGATTAATTGAACTGAAAGTGGAAGAGATTCGAGCAAAAGAAGTACTTTGTCGTGTAGTAGACGGAGGGTTGTTGAAGAATCGCAAGGGTGTCAATCTGCCAAAGATTGCAGTTAACCTTCCAAGTATTACAGAAAAAGATGTATCTGACATTAATTTTGGTATTCGCAAACGAGTGGATTTTATTGCGGCTTCCTTTGTACGTAAAGCTTCCGACGTCCTGCAAATTCGTCAAATGTTAGAGGAGCAGGGGGCGAACATCGCCATTATTGCTAAAATTGAGAACGAGGAAGGTGTGTTAAACTCCGACGAGATTCTTGGGGTAGCTGATGGTTTAATGGTGGCTCGTGGTGATCTAGGGGTCGAAATTCCTGCGGAGGAAGTACCTCTAGTCCAAAAGAAATTAATAAGCAACTGCAATCGCCTAGGAAAACCGGTTATTACCGCTACTCAGATGTTGGATTCAATGCAGAACAATCCCCGCCCTACTCGCGCCGAAGCAAGTGATGTTGCCAATGCAATTTTTGACGGTACAGATGCGATTATGTTATCTGGGGAGACAGCAGCAGGAAAATATCCAGTGGAGTCGGTGGAGACAATGGATCGCATCGCTCGAAGCGCTGAGTCGTCGGCCATGTACAGAGAACGCGTTCTGCAGCCGTACCAGTCGGAGAAAGTAACGATCACCGATGCGATGGGACTAGCAGTTACTACCACGGCTTCTTCATTGCATGCGGCAGCCATCCTTACCCCTACAGAAAGTGGATATACGGCTCATGTCGTGTCCAAGCATCGTCCAGCTTGCCCAATCGTGGCGGTTACACCGCACGAGCACATAGTGAACCGACTATCTTTGGTATGGGGAGTTGTACCGATTCGATTTGAGAGTGCGGACAATACCGACGAAATGATGGAGAAAGCCATTCACGCTGCTGTTCAAGAGAAGATTATTAAGCGCGGTGACTTGATTATCATCACAGCTGGAGTTCCCGTTCGTGAACCAGGAACGACCAATATGATGAAAGTCCACATCGTTGGAAAAGTTGTCGCAAGAGGAAAAGGCATCGGCGATATCTCAGCATCTGGCAAGGTTGTGGTGGTTGGCAGTGAGGGCTGGGAGGATCGAGTAGATTCAGGAACCGTCCTTGTAGCCAAGGCAACGGATAAAGACATTACCCCGTATATTGAGAAAGCTGCTGGACTCATTACCGAAGAAGGTGGACTAACCTCCCACGGAGCCATTGTTGGCCTTCACTTAGGCAAGGCCGTCATCATCGGTGTGGAGGAAGCAACCACTACACTTAAAGACGGGGATGAAGTCACCATCGACCCTCATCAAGGCCATATTTATCACGGATTTGCAAGGGTTTTGTAA
- the ndoA gene encoding type II toxin-antitoxin system endoribonuclease NdoA — MIVKRGDVYFADLSPVVGSEQGGVRPVLIIQNDIGNRFSPTVIVAAITAQIQKAKLPTHVEIDAKSYGFDRDSVILLEQIRTIDKQRLTDKITHLDDEMMDKVNEALQISLGLIDF, encoded by the coding sequence GTGATTGTTAAACGTGGCGATGTATACTTTGCGGACCTTTCTCCTGTTGTTGGCTCAGAGCAGGGCGGCGTTCGTCCGGTGCTAATTATCCAAAATGATATAGGAAATCGTTTCAGTCCGACGGTCATCGTCGCGGCCATTACAGCCCAGATTCAGAAGGCGAAGCTTCCTACACACGTCGAGATTGATGCTAAGAGCTATGGATTTGATCGGGATTCCGTCATTCTTTTGGAGCAGATACGTACGATTGATAAGCAACGCTTGACGGACAAAATAACCCATTTAGATGATGAGATGATGGATAAGGTGAATGAAGCCTTACAGATCAGTCTAGGGCTGATCGACTTTTAA
- a CDS encoding CopG family ribbon-helix-helix protein, with the protein MDTKRIMISLPHHLLEEVDGVVEREQSNRSEFIRQAMKLYLRERKKRHIRETMQKGYMEMANINLNIASEAFQAEEEANYTLGRLVSGV; encoded by the coding sequence ATGGATACCAAGCGTATTATGATCAGCTTGCCACATCATTTACTAGAAGAGGTGGATGGTGTCGTGGAAAGGGAACAATCAAATCGAAGCGAATTTATCAGACAAGCGATGAAACTCTACCTAAGAGAGCGTAAGAAGCGTCATATCCGTGAGACTATGCAGAAGGGTTACATGGAGATGGCAAATATTAATCTCAACATAGCTTCGGAGGCTTTTCAAGCGGAAGAGGAAGCGAATTATACCTTGGGCCGCTTAGTAAGCGGGGTGTAA